A region from the Altererythrobacter sp. H2 genome encodes:
- a CDS encoding crotonase/enoyl-CoA hydratase family protein, giving the protein MTDFTQIRLDKADGIATLTLYRPEKMNAFTGTMMNEICAALDDTDADDSVRAVIVTGHGERAFCAGADLTPEGGGHVFSDPNPVSDLSDERVRDGGGRLTLRLFNSKKPLIGACNGVAVGVGATMQLPFDIRLASDNARFGFVFARRGIVPEACSSWFLPRAVGLQTALEWCMTGRIFDAQEALDRGLVRSVHPQAELMDAARAIAREIADNTSAVSVSMTRAMLWRLAATEHPMMAHWIDSRSIYRLSRSADAKEGIASFLEKRAPVYPDTVSGDMPDFYPWWDEPGYA; this is encoded by the coding sequence ATGACCGACTTCACCCAGATCAGGCTCGACAAGGCCGACGGTATCGCCACGCTGACGCTCTACCGGCCAGAGAAGATGAACGCCTTCACCGGTACGATGATGAACGAGATCTGCGCCGCGCTGGACGATACCGACGCCGATGACAGCGTGCGCGCGGTGATCGTGACCGGGCATGGGGAGCGGGCGTTCTGCGCCGGGGCGGACCTGACCCCGGAAGGCGGCGGGCACGTGTTCTCCGATCCCAACCCGGTCAGCGACCTGTCGGACGAGCGGGTGCGCGATGGCGGCGGGCGGCTGACCCTGCGGCTGTTCAACTCGAAGAAGCCCCTGATCGGGGCCTGCAACGGGGTGGCCGTGGGCGTGGGCGCGACCATGCAGCTGCCGTTCGACATCCGGCTGGCCAGCGATAATGCCCGGTTCGGGTTCGTGTTCGCCCGGCGCGGGATCGTGCCGGAGGCGTGCTCAAGCTGGTTCCTGCCGCGCGCCGTGGGGCTCCAGACAGCACTCGAATGGTGCATGACGGGCCGCATCTTCGATGCTCAGGAGGCGCTTGACCGGGGGCTGGTGCGCTCGGTCCACCCGCAGGCCGAACTGATGGATGCCGCGCGCGCGATTGCGCGCGAGATTGCCGACAACACCTCGGCGGTGTCGGTCAGCATGACCCGGGCCATGCTGTGGCGGCTGGCCGCGACCGAGCACCCGATGATGGCGCACTGGATCGACAGCCGCTCGATCTACCGCCTCAGCCGCAGCGCCGACGCGAAGGAGGGCATCGCCAGCTTCCTCGAGAAGCGCGCGCCGGTCTATCCGGATACGGTCAGCGGCGACATGCCCGACTTCTACCCCTGGTGGGACGAGCCGGGGTACGCCTGA
- a CDS encoding CpaD family pilus assembly protein, with the protein MPKALNRKLATAIAVSLGLSLSACGGMPTNRSLNSTKQPVVERTNYTLDVRTSGNGLAIPEQRRLAGWFEAMDLRYGDRVSIDDPTMSGATRDAIAQMAARHGILVSEGAPVTPGYVNPGTARVVLTRSTAYVPGCPDWSAQSDMNYNNATSPGYGCAINGNLAAMVANPEDLIKGQSGSGETVVATSNKAIGSYRDQKPTGEGGLKQTSSGE; encoded by the coding sequence ATGCCCAAGGCACTCAATCGCAAACTGGCAACCGCAATCGCCGTCTCGCTCGGGCTGTCGCTCTCGGCGTGTGGCGGAATGCCGACGAACCGCAGCCTCAATTCCACCAAGCAACCGGTGGTCGAGCGGACCAACTACACTCTCGATGTCCGCACCAGCGGCAACGGCCTTGCAATCCCCGAGCAGCGAAGGCTGGCCGGCTGGTTCGAGGCAATGGACCTGCGCTACGGCGACCGGGTTTCGATCGACGACCCGACCATGAGCGGCGCAACCCGTGATGCGATCGCGCAGATGGCGGCCCGCCACGGCATCCTGGTGAGCGAAGGGGCTCCGGTGACCCCGGGTTACGTCAACCCGGGCACGGCACGCGTCGTGCTGACCCGCTCGACCGCCTATGTGCCGGGCTGTCCCGACTGGTCGGCCCAGTCCGACATGAATTACAACAACGCGACTTCGCCCGGCTACGGATGCGCCATCAACGGCAACCTCGCCGCGATGGTCGCCAATCCGGAAGACCTGATCAAGGGCCAGTCCGGTTCCGGCGAAACGGTCGTGGCCACGTCGAACAAGGCGATTGGCAGTTACCGCGATCAGAAGCCGACCGGCGAAGGCGGCCTCAAGCAGACGTCGTCCGGCGAATAA
- a CDS encoding SDR family NAD(P)-dependent oxidoreductase — MKLDNTVAAVVTGGASGLGAATARALAAKGVKVAIFDLQEEKGKAVAEEIGGVFCEVNVTSDESVAAGFAKAREAHGQERILVNCAGTGAAMKTASRKKDDGSIAFYPPAAFDWLIQINLVGTFRCIAMSAAGMMTLDPQEDGDRGAIVNTASVAAEDGQMGQVAYSASKAGVVGMTLPIARDLASEAIRINTILPGIFDTPLLQGAPQNVRDALGASVPFPKRLGEPTEYAKLALAMIENGYFNGEDVRLDGAIRMAPR; from the coding sequence ATGAAGCTCGATAACACTGTTGCCGCGGTCGTCACCGGCGGCGCGTCCGGCCTTGGTGCCGCCACCGCCCGCGCGCTGGCCGCCAAGGGCGTGAAGGTCGCGATTTTCGACCTGCAGGAAGAAAAGGGCAAGGCCGTGGCCGAGGAAATCGGCGGCGTGTTCTGCGAAGTCAACGTGACCAGCGACGAAAGCGTGGCCGCCGGTTTCGCCAAGGCGCGCGAAGCCCACGGGCAGGAACGGATCCTGGTCAACTGCGCCGGCACAGGCGCAGCGATGAAGACCGCCAGCCGCAAGAAGGACGATGGCTCGATTGCGTTCTATCCGCCCGCCGCGTTTGACTGGCTGATCCAGATCAACCTGGTCGGCACGTTCCGCTGCATCGCCATGTCGGCTGCCGGGATGATGACGCTGGACCCGCAGGAAGACGGAGATCGCGGCGCGATCGTCAACACCGCCTCGGTTGCGGCGGAAGACGGCCAGATGGGCCAGGTCGCCTATTCTGCATCGAAGGCCGGTGTCGTCGGCATGACCCTGCCGATTGCGCGCGATCTTGCCAGCGAGGCGATCCGCATCAACACCATCCTGCCCGGCATCTTCGATACCCCGCTGCTGCAAGGCGCGCCGCAGAACGTGCGCGATGCGCTGGGTGCCTCAGTGCCGTTCCCCAAGCGCCTGGGCGAGCCGACCGAATACGCCAAGCTGGCGCTGGCGATGATCGAGAACGGCTATTTCAACGGCGAGGACGTGCGCCTCGACGGGGCCATCAGGATGGCCCCGCGCTGA
- a CDS encoding type II secretion system F family protein encodes MSIFQLLLFAGGLMAVLAIGYALLNGPSPAKESQRRLSQLRYRHSESTDAKVESQLKKAIAARKPTMHRIAGSESRIAALAIRLDRTGKKWTVSQYAYASLGVGLGVAVLIFLRSGAPLLALGVGLVVGGGLPHMVVNHFIKKRTGDFNAKFPDAIELLVRGLRSGLPVTETLTVVAQEVPGPVGIEFKGVVERIKIGRTMEESLQETADRLNIPEFNFFCITLAIQRETGGNLAETLSNLADVLRKRAQMKLKIRAMSSESKASAYIVGSLPFIVFGMIWWINPSYVGGFFVDDRLIVAGLGGMVWMSIGAFIMAKMVSFEI; translated from the coding sequence ATGAGCATTTTCCAGCTCCTGCTGTTTGCAGGCGGACTGATGGCAGTGCTTGCGATCGGCTACGCGCTGCTGAACGGCCCTTCACCGGCCAAGGAAAGCCAGCGCCGCCTCAGCCAGCTGCGTTATCGCCATTCGGAAAGCACCGACGCCAAGGTCGAATCGCAGCTCAAGAAAGCGATTGCCGCGCGCAAGCCGACCATGCACCGGATCGCCGGATCGGAATCGCGCATAGCGGCCCTCGCAATCCGGCTGGACCGGACCGGCAAGAAATGGACCGTGTCGCAATATGCCTATGCCTCGCTCGGCGTGGGTCTGGGCGTGGCCGTGCTCATCTTCCTGCGCTCGGGTGCGCCGCTCCTGGCGCTGGGCGTTGGCCTGGTCGTCGGTGGCGGTTTGCCGCACATGGTGGTCAATCACTTCATCAAGAAGCGGACGGGGGACTTCAACGCCAAGTTCCCGGACGCGATCGAACTGCTGGTGCGCGGCCTGCGCTCGGGCCTGCCCGTGACCGAGACCCTGACCGTCGTTGCCCAGGAAGTGCCCGGCCCGGTCGGGATCGAATTCAAGGGCGTGGTCGAGCGGATCAAGATCGGCCGGACGATGGAGGAATCCCTCCAGGAAACCGCCGACCGCCTCAATATCCCTGAATTCAACTTCTTCTGCATCACGCTGGCCATTCAGCGCGAGACGGGCGGCAACCTGGCCGAAACCCTCTCCAACCTGGCCGACGTGTTGCGCAAGCGTGCGCAGATGAAGCTCAAGATCCGGGCGATGAGCTCGGAATCGAAAGCCTCGGCCTATATCGTCGGCTCGCTGCCTTTCATCGTCTTCGGCATGATCTGGTGGATCAACCCCAGCTACGTTGGCGGCTTTTTCGTGGACGACCGCCTGATTGTCGCCGGGCTCGGCGGCATGGTGTGGATGAGCATCGGGGCCTTCATCATGGCCAAGATGGTCAGTTTCGAGATCTGA
- a CDS encoding type II secretion system F family protein: MLNQQSGPTLLGFDVVLVGTIMAGVAALAVMMAIYAAVTVRDPMAKRVKALTDRREELKQGIVKSTSRKRQSLVRKSEGTERMKDTLESMKVLQQSQIKDIQQKLAHAGYRNRELAVFVIAARIVLPIVLGALGFLVIYVIDYFPDWGGMKRVSGMGAMLFAGYKGPEMFLKNKSNKRVDAIRKGLPDALDLLVICAEAGLTVDAAFNRVAKELGRAYPELGDEFALTAIELSFLSERKMAFDNLAYRVDLDAVRGVVTTMIQTERYGTPLASALRVLSAEFRNERMMRAEEKAARLPAIMTVPLILFILPVLFIVILGPAACSIADAFADDGPAKAG, encoded by the coding sequence ATGTTGAACCAGCAATCCGGCCCTACCCTTCTCGGCTTCGATGTCGTGCTGGTCGGCACGATCATGGCCGGTGTCGCCGCGCTTGCGGTGATGATGGCGATCTACGCCGCCGTGACCGTGCGCGACCCGATGGCCAAGCGCGTCAAGGCGCTGACTGACCGGCGCGAGGAACTGAAGCAGGGCATCGTCAAGAGCACCTCCCGCAAGCGCCAGAGCCTGGTCCGCAAGTCGGAAGGCACTGAGCGGATGAAGGACACGCTGGAGAGCATGAAGGTGCTCCAGCAAAGCCAGATCAAGGACATCCAGCAGAAGCTGGCCCATGCCGGCTACCGCAACCGTGAACTGGCGGTCTTCGTTATCGCGGCCCGGATTGTGCTGCCGATCGTGCTCGGCGCGCTGGGCTTCCTGGTTATCTACGTGATCGACTATTTTCCGGACTGGGGCGGGATGAAGCGGGTCTCGGGCATGGGGGCCATGCTGTTTGCGGGCTACAAGGGCCCGGAAATGTTCCTCAAGAACAAGTCGAACAAGCGGGTCGACGCGATCCGCAAGGGCCTGCCCGACGCGCTCGACCTGCTGGTGATCTGCGCCGAGGCCGGTCTGACCGTCGACGCTGCGTTCAACCGCGTGGCGAAGGAACTGGGCCGGGCCTATCCGGAACTGGGCGACGAATTCGCCCTCACCGCAATCGAACTGTCGTTCCTGTCCGAACGCAAGATGGCGTTCGACAACCTCGCCTACCGCGTCGATCTCGATGCGGTGCGCGGCGTGGTGACCACCATGATCCAGACGGAGCGCTACGGCACGCCGCTGGCCTCGGCGCTCCGGGTACTCTCCGCCGAATTCCGCAACGAGCGCATGATGCGCGCCGAAGAGAAGGCTGCCCGTCTGCCCGCGATCATGACCGTGCCGCTGATCCTGTTCATCCTGCCGGTGCTGTTCATCGTCATCCTTGGCCCGGCGGCCTGTTCGATTGCCGACGCCTTCGCCGACGACGGTCCGGCCAAGGCAGGGTAA
- a CDS encoding pilus assembly protein CpaE: MNAPWKPNGNRDPFAAFICDEAALDVLRPVVIEMGWAPEKCAKGGLRNAVQSLSVAASPNILMVDLSESGDPLSDINGLAEVCEPGTVVIAIGQVNDVRLYRDLLGSGIHDYLLKPLSAGQLRDSLTQAQAVFMAPRANDGATTRRHITSAVIGTRGGVGASTLATSLAWAFSSDHKLPTALLDLDVHFGTGALALDLEPGRGLTDAIDNPSRIDGLFIERAMIRANENLAILSAEAPINAPLMTDGSAFVQLEEEFRQAFEMTVIDLPRNMLVNFPHLFADVNVVVLAAEMTLASARDTIRILSWLKANAAHAQPMVVVNKAQTGAGEISKADFEASIERSIDFTVPYDFKAASNAAKLGQTFLEANRSSKASSVIRQLAERIMGVSEEQADAAVPAAKKSLLGSFDLKSLLAKKDKKAAVTQPAQ, from the coding sequence ATGAACGCACCTTGGAAACCGAACGGGAACCGCGATCCCTTTGCCGCCTTCATCTGCGACGAGGCCGCACTGGACGTGCTGCGACCGGTCGTGATCGAAATGGGCTGGGCACCGGAAAAATGCGCCAAAGGCGGGTTGCGCAATGCCGTGCAGTCACTCTCCGTTGCCGCGAGCCCGAATATCCTGATGGTCGACCTGTCCGAAAGCGGCGATCCGCTCAGCGACATCAACGGCCTGGCGGAAGTCTGCGAACCCGGCACCGTGGTGATCGCCATCGGCCAGGTCAACGACGTGCGCCTTTACCGCGACCTGCTCGGCTCGGGCATTCATGACTATCTGCTCAAGCCGCTCTCGGCCGGGCAGTTGCGGGATTCACTGACGCAGGCGCAGGCCGTGTTCATGGCGCCGCGCGCCAACGATGGTGCCACCACGCGCCGCCACATCACCTCGGCGGTGATCGGCACTCGCGGAGGGGTCGGCGCGTCGACATTGGCAACGTCGCTTGCCTGGGCCTTCAGCAGCGATCACAAGCTGCCGACGGCGCTGCTTGATCTTGACGTCCACTTTGGCACGGGTGCGCTGGCGCTCGATCTGGAGCCGGGTCGCGGGCTGACAGACGCGATCGACAATCCCAGCCGCATCGACGGCCTGTTCATCGAACGCGCCATGATCCGCGCCAACGAGAACCTCGCCATCCTTTCGGCCGAAGCGCCGATCAACGCGCCCCTGATGACCGACGGTTCGGCATTCGTGCAGCTGGAGGAAGAGTTCCGCCAGGCGTTCGAGATGACGGTGATTGACCTGCCGCGCAATATGCTGGTCAACTTCCCCCACCTGTTCGCAGACGTAAACGTGGTGGTGCTGGCGGCCGAAATGACACTCGCCTCGGCGCGTGACACGATCCGCATCCTGTCGTGGCTGAAAGCCAATGCGGCGCACGCCCAGCCGATGGTGGTGGTCAACAAGGCGCAGACCGGGGCTGGTGAAATCAGCAAGGCCGATTTCGAAGCCTCGATCGAACGCTCGATCGACTTCACTGTCCCCTACGATTTCAAGGCAGCATCCAACGCCGCCAAGCTGGGCCAGACATTCCTTGAAGCCAACCGCTCATCCAAGGCCAGCTCGGTCATCCGGCAGCTTGCCGAACGGATCATGGGTGTGAGCGAGGAACAGGCCGACGCTGCGGTTCCTGCGGCCAAGAAGTCCCTCCTGGGCAGTTTCGACCTCAAGTCGCTGCTGGCCAAGAAGGACAAGAAGGCTGCTGTCACCCAGCCGGCACAGTGA
- a CDS encoding acetyl-CoA C-acetyltransferase: MATAYIVEAVRTAGGRRGGKLAGVHPVDLAARSLDAIVARSGIDPKAVDDVIMGCVTQAGEQAMQVGRNAVLASKLLPQSTPAVTIDRQCGSSQQAIQFAAQAVMSGVQDVVIASGVESMSRVPMGTNAMFHMKEGLGHYKSPGLEEKYPGIQWSQFMGAEMIVKKHGFTKDDLDRFALSSHEKAIAATRAGAFEGEIVPVEVETPEGLQMHTVDEGIRFDATLESISGVKLLNPEGTLTAASSSQICDGSSAVLVVSEAALKAHGLTPLARIHNLTVTAGDPVIMLEEPLFATDRALQRAGMTIDQIDLFEVNEAFASVPLAWLKHTGADPERLNVNGGAIALGHPLGASGTKLMATLVHALRARGKKYGLQTMCEGGGVANVTIVEAL, encoded by the coding sequence ATGGCAACAGCGTATATTGTTGAAGCAGTGCGGACCGCTGGCGGCCGCCGTGGCGGCAAGCTGGCCGGGGTGCACCCGGTCGATCTGGCGGCCCGGTCGCTCGATGCGATCGTCGCGCGCTCGGGCATCGATCCCAAGGCGGTTGACGACGTCATCATGGGCTGTGTCACCCAGGCGGGCGAGCAGGCCATGCAGGTCGGCCGCAATGCGGTTCTTGCCAGCAAGCTGCTGCCCCAATCGACCCCCGCCGTCACCATCGACCGCCAGTGCGGATCGAGCCAGCAGGCAATCCAGTTCGCCGCCCAGGCGGTGATGAGCGGGGTGCAGGACGTGGTCATCGCCTCTGGCGTGGAAAGCATGAGCCGCGTGCCGATGGGCACCAACGCCATGTTCCACATGAAGGAAGGGCTGGGCCACTACAAGTCGCCCGGGCTGGAGGAAAAGTATCCCGGCATCCAGTGGTCCCAGTTCATGGGCGCCGAGATGATCGTGAAGAAGCACGGCTTCACCAAGGACGATCTTGACCGCTTTGCGCTCTCCAGCCACGAAAAGGCGATCGCCGCTACCCGGGCGGGCGCGTTCGAGGGCGAGATCGTGCCGGTCGAGGTGGAAACGCCTGAAGGCCTGCAGATGCACACGGTCGATGAAGGCATCCGCTTCGATGCCACGCTGGAAAGCATTTCCGGCGTCAAGCTGCTCAACCCCGAAGGCACCCTGACTGCGGCCAGCTCGAGCCAGATCTGCGACGGCTCCAGCGCGGTGCTGGTGGTGTCCGAAGCCGCGCTCAAGGCCCACGGGCTGACCCCGCTGGCCCGCATCCACAACCTTACGGTCACCGCCGGCGATCCGGTCATCATGCTGGAAGAGCCGCTGTTCGCGACTGACCGGGCGCTGCAGCGGGCCGGCATGACGATCGACCAGATCGACCTGTTCGAAGTCAACGAGGCGTTCGCGTCGGTGCCGCTCGCATGGCTCAAGCATACCGGTGCTGATCCGGAGCGGCTCAACGTCAACGGCGGCGCGATTGCCCTGGGCCATCCGCTCGGCGCGAGCGGGACCAAGCTGATGGCGACCCTGGTTCACGCGCTCCGCGCGCGCGGCAAGAAGTATGGCCTGCAGACGATGTGCGAAGGTGGCGGTGTCGCCAACGTCACCATCGTCGAGGCGCTCTGA
- a CDS encoding MarR family winged helix-turn-helix transcriptional regulator encodes MTDSREAVLRLADFLPYQLSIASNAVSNSIAEVYRARFGLKIPEWRVMAVLGDRGALTQRELTEATVMDKVAVNRACKALEARGLLAREPNARDGRSHHLVLTDAGAAIYGRIMPLALEMEQRLFATLAPDERATFSRLLAAVLAEAAKHDPAAG; translated from the coding sequence ATGACTGACTCACGCGAGGCCGTGCTGCGGCTGGCCGACTTCCTGCCCTACCAGCTGTCGATCGCGTCCAACGCGGTCAGCAACAGCATCGCAGAGGTCTATCGCGCCCGGTTCGGCCTTAAGATACCCGAATGGCGGGTGATGGCGGTTCTCGGTGATCGGGGTGCTCTGACTCAGCGTGAACTGACCGAGGCGACCGTGATGGACAAGGTCGCGGTCAACCGGGCGTGCAAGGCGCTGGAGGCGCGCGGTCTGCTGGCGCGGGAACCCAACGCGCGTGACGGTCGCTCGCACCACCTTGTGCTGACGGACGCGGGGGCTGCCATCTACGGCCGGATCATGCCGCTGGCGCTGGAGATGGAGCAGCGGCTGTTCGCCACGCTCGCTCCGGATGAACGGGCCACCTTCTCGCGCCTGCTGGCCGCTGTCCTGGCGGAAGCCGCAAAGCACGATCCCGCCGCCGGCTGA
- a CDS encoding type II and III secretion system protein family protein: MSNHTNSFRTEPARNGQSKGKSMKYRLTTTALLASLALAPLASVGTGAAFAQAVVKPAQTIVLSIGRGELISVPGNMADVFIANDGIADVQVKSSRQLYVFGKTGGETTVYASNAAGDIVWSANVRVGNNIGSVDQMLALAMPEAKIAVSTMGTNTVLLTGIIAAPEDAAEAERLVQAFVGEETNVISRLKMATPLQVNLQVRFAEVSRSLVREIGTNLTTIDGSSGIQFGVGQGRTGFSSTFRPGTATGVGNQVRVLVPDINNPGQFVEVPGTSVNPIVGGTTLGLATKFLGLDLLGALDLGEQNGLVTTLSQPNLTALSGETAEFLAGGEFPIPISQGLGTTAIEYRKFGVSLAYTPVVLSNGRISIRVRPEVSELSSQGAVTLNGFQIPALTIRRAETTVELGSGQSFMIAGLMSSNAQSTIDKAPGAGDVPILGNLFRSRSFRKGETELVIVVTPYLVNPVSDGDIKLPTDGFHAASELESLLGFRDNAGKSGESRPMPSAQDRDGTPPAVSRIDPAAVLPGAQSAEPKRSADRKPKNKGSEGKDVAVAPGFSL; the protein is encoded by the coding sequence ATGAGCAACCACACCAACAGCTTCCGCACCGAACCGGCCCGTAACGGCCAATCGAAGGGCAAGAGCATGAAATATCGCCTGACCACCACCGCGCTGCTTGCCAGCCTCGCCCTGGCCCCGCTGGCCTCGGTCGGCACCGGCGCGGCCTTTGCCCAGGCGGTTGTCAAACCGGCCCAGACGATTGTGCTTTCGATCGGGCGCGGCGAGCTGATCAGCGTGCCCGGCAACATGGCCGACGTCTTCATCGCCAACGACGGCATTGCCGACGTGCAGGTGAAATCGTCCCGCCAGCTCTATGTCTTCGGCAAGACCGGCGGCGAGACGACCGTCTATGCGAGCAACGCTGCCGGCGACATTGTCTGGTCAGCCAATGTCCGCGTGGGCAACAACATCGGCAGCGTCGACCAGATGCTGGCGCTGGCCATGCCCGAAGCGAAGATCGCGGTCTCGACCATGGGCACCAACACAGTGCTGCTGACCGGCATCATCGCCGCACCGGAAGATGCGGCTGAAGCCGAGCGCCTGGTCCAGGCCTTCGTCGGTGAAGAGACGAACGTGATCAGCCGCCTGAAGATGGCGACCCCGCTGCAGGTCAACCTGCAGGTGCGCTTCGCTGAAGTCAGCCGCTCGCTGGTTCGCGAGATCGGCACCAATCTGACCACGATTGACGGCAGCAGCGGAATTCAGTTCGGGGTCGGCCAGGGCCGCACCGGCTTCTCTTCGACGTTTCGCCCCGGCACCGCCACTGGCGTAGGCAACCAGGTGCGTGTCCTGGTTCCGGACATCAACAACCCCGGCCAGTTTGTCGAAGTGCCCGGCACGTCGGTCAATCCGATCGTTGGCGGAACCACCCTGGGTCTAGCCACCAAGTTCCTCGGCCTCGACCTGCTCGGCGCGCTGGACCTGGGCGAGCAGAACGGCCTGGTTACCACTCTGTCGCAGCCCAACCTGACGGCCCTTTCGGGCGAAACGGCCGAATTCCTGGCCGGCGGCGAATTCCCGATCCCGATCAGCCAGGGCCTCGGCACCACGGCTATCGAGTATCGCAAGTTCGGGGTCAGCCTGGCCTACACGCCGGTGGTGCTTTCGAACGGACGGATCTCGATCCGCGTGCGCCCGGAAGTCTCCGAATTGTCGAGTCAGGGTGCGGTTACCCTGAACGGCTTCCAGATCCCGGCCCTGACCATCCGCCGGGCGGAAACCACCGTGGAGCTGGGCTCCGGCCAGAGCTTCATGATTGCCGGCCTGATGAGCAGCAACGCGCAGAGCACGATCGACAAGGCACCCGGCGCGGGCGACGTGCCGATCCTGGGCAACCTGTTCCGCTCGCGCTCGTTCCGGAAGGGCGAAACCGAGCTGGTGATCGTGGTGACCCCCTATCTGGTCAATCCGGTCAGCGACGGCGACATCAAGCTGCCGACTGACGGTTTCCACGCCGCCAGCGAGCTCGAAAGCCTGCTCGGCTTCCGCGACAATGCCGGCAAGAGCGGCGAAAGCCGGCCGATGCCGTCCGCGCAGGACCGTGATGGCACGCCCCCCGCCGTCTCCCGGATTGATCCGGCAGCGGTGCTGCCCGGCGCACAGTCTGCCGAGCCGAAGCGTTCCGCCGACCGGAAACCGAAGAACAAGGGCAGCGAGGGCAAGGACGTCGCTGTCGCCCCCGGCTTCAGCCTCTAA